A genomic region of Rhipicephalus sanguineus isolate Rsan-2018 chromosome 3, BIME_Rsan_1.4, whole genome shotgun sequence contains the following coding sequences:
- the LOC119386960 gene encoding uncharacterized protein LOC119386960 isoform X2, which yields MLSLFSCLLLILSALFLAVPMASGKAKHQLKHDTTDAFKLLEVFPYAIALFDADQDGDLECVMMLKEHLDQNKKTTSYVMLLPPLNGRPAENHTYHAREGAAPDKLLFTLDDGCGLWVKKDALHSLPQECLDQFEDNCDMAFSRFDDETCKGLFDNV from the exons ATGCTGTCGCTGTTTTCTTGCCTTTTGCTGATTCTTTCGGCGTTATTTTTAGCAGTACCTATGGCTTCAGGCAAAGCGAAGCACCAACTGAAACACGATACGACGGATGCGTTTAAG TTGCTTGAGGTCTTTCCATATGCCATTGCGCTGTTTGATGCGGATCAAGATGGGGATCTTGAATGTGTGATGATGTTGAAAGAACATCTTGATCAGAACAAGAAGACTACGTCATATGTGATGCTTCTGCCACCACTCAACGGACGACCAGC AGAGAATCACACTTACCACGCAAGAGAAGGAGCAGCGCCTGACAAACTTCTCTTCACCTTGGATGATG GCTGTGGCCTGTGGGTCAAGAAAGATGCGCTGCACAGTCTCCCGCAGGAATGCCTCGACCAGTTTGAGGACAACTGCGACATGGCGTTCTCACGCTTCGACGACGAAACGTGCAAGGGACTTTTCGACAATGTCTAG
- the LOC119386960 gene encoding uncharacterized protein LOC119386960 isoform X1, which translates to MLSLFSCLLLILSALFLAVPMASGKAKHQLKHDTTDAFKLLEVFPYAIALFDADQDGDLECVMMLKEHLDQNKKTTSYVMLLPPLNGRPAENHTYHAREGAAPDKLLFTLDDGVDEQSVNFIYTNYKNCVVVDIPFKNKQSCGLWVKKDALHSLPQECLDQFEDNCDMAFSRFDDETCKGLFDNV; encoded by the exons ATGCTGTCGCTGTTTTCTTGCCTTTTGCTGATTCTTTCGGCGTTATTTTTAGCAGTACCTATGGCTTCAGGCAAAGCGAAGCACCAACTGAAACACGATACGACGGATGCGTTTAAG TTGCTTGAGGTCTTTCCATATGCCATTGCGCTGTTTGATGCGGATCAAGATGGGGATCTTGAATGTGTGATGATGTTGAAAGAACATCTTGATCAGAACAAGAAGACTACGTCATATGTGATGCTTCTGCCACCACTCAACGGACGACCAGC AGAGAATCACACTTACCACGCAAGAGAAGGAGCAGCGCCTGACAAACTTCTCTTCACCTTGGATGATG GAGTCGATGAGCAATCGGTAAACTTCATATACACTAATTATAAGAATTGTGTCGTTGTGGATATCCCATTCAAGAACAAACAAA GCTGTGGCCTGTGGGTCAAGAAAGATGCGCTGCACAGTCTCCCGCAGGAATGCCTCGACCAGTTTGAGGACAACTGCGACATGGCGTTCTCACGCTTCGACGACGAAACGTGCAAGGGACTTTTCGACAATGTCTAG